One region of Malania oleifera isolate guangnan ecotype guangnan chromosome 6, ASM2987363v1, whole genome shotgun sequence genomic DNA includes:
- the LOC131157900 gene encoding uncharacterized protein LOC131157900 has translation MEDERESSSLKHKLKSSLCLSCCFRSARRETLDSPSDERPRLIRASSSWLRSRAQDLPEIRDKCRNIMSRIGRSRRQSHDFRYDPLSYALNFDEGFEESYDDEFPLRNFSARLPAAKPPPGSAASPTVPREIAACS, from the coding sequence ATGGAAGACGAACGAGAATCTTCTTCTCTCAAGCACAAGCTCAAGAGCTCCCTATGCTTGTCCTGCTGCTTTCGCAGCGCTCGTCGCGAAACTCTGGACTCCCCATCCGATGAGCGGCCCAGGCTGATCAGAGCGTCATCCTCCTGGCTCAGATCCAGAGCTCAAGACCTGCCGGAGATCCGAGACAAGTGCCGGAACATCATGTCTCGGATCGGCCGGAGCCGCCGCCAGTCGCACGATTTCAGGTACGACCCGCTCAGTTACGCGCTCAATTTCGACGAAGGCTTCGAGGAGAGCTACGACGATGAGTTCCCCCTGAGGAACTTCTCGGCGAGGCTGCCGGCCGCGAAGCCGCCCCCGGGGTCTGCCGCGTCGCCGACGGTGCCGAGGGAGATCGCCGCGTGTAGTTAG